A stretch of the Chlorobiota bacterium genome encodes the following:
- a CDS encoding VCBS repeat-containing protein gives MKIFKSILIIQIVVNLTIYSQNKNPFIRVLNDEIKIDLLNGDSYKYPFNGGYNSPVIESQDLTNDGLTDLILMSFDNQIKFYKNNNNFNFAPSNEVKFINSNPNRFIRLVDIDNDSDYDLFSMDASNNLTLQINNSNFIYKKSDVVKSINGESIYITPTTIPIFADIDSDNDLDLFFGTIEGSIVYYENVGSNSNYKFKYITDKFGGISVTQSNKQKDNLKLESLHGASSISFGDIDSDGDLELFFGDYFLNGLLVFKNIGTKLKPIFNTNKPDTAFGDYGDKFSSRGFNTTLLKDFDGDKDIDLIACSLNANEVYNTIYFFENKGTITSPNFRQRNVLLNTELDFGFSSSLAFINDKYKNGFIGFGSTDFRYFAEQKNQTNLSFLEGDRFGPTNPQYNLMASIADINNDNVSEILCGDIFGLMYLWVYSEGRYKRADSSNFENIFLNERASPLFFDLDNDSDFDLLIGTAKGEILYYENVGNNLNMKLIKSKTTINLDSIKVGTDYSLSVGDINNDGYKDILLGYNVVDSNTFIKYGSLKFLINDGHNNFYENPKFTELTNLPQTPTPALKRYGKYSLLLIGNSSGGVWAFKDTTKYYNSVIENLNLTGLSLYPNVIKKCENNFLYLKNFISKYIVNLDIKIYDLSGCLIENINSIDCNLLNQNYYKININKLNIGTYFLKVNNQLFKFNIF, from the coding sequence ATGAAAATTTTCAAAAGTATTTTGATCATTCAAATTGTTGTTAACTTAACAATATATTCACAAAACAAAAATCCATTCATTAGAGTTTTAAATGATGAAATTAAAATTGATTTATTAAATGGTGACTCTTATAAATACCCTTTTAATGGAGGATACAATTCACCTGTAATTGAATCTCAAGATTTAACAAACGATGGGCTAACCGACTTAATTTTAATGAGTTTTGATAATCAAATTAAATTTTACAAAAACAATAATAATTTCAATTTTGCTCCTTCAAATGAAGTCAAATTTATAAATTCAAACCCTAACAGGTTTATTAGGTTAGTTGATATTGACAATGATTCAGATTACGATTTGTTTTCAATGGATGCAAGTAATAATTTAACTCTTCAAATTAATAACTCTAATTTTATCTATAAAAAAAGTGATGTTGTAAAGTCAATTAACGGTGAATCAATTTATATTACTCCAACCACTATTCCAATTTTTGCTGATATCGATTCTGATAATGATCTTGATTTATTTTTTGGAACTATTGAAGGCTCAATTGTTTATTATGAAAATGTAGGATCAAATTCAAACTATAAATTTAAATATATCACAGATAAATTTGGTGGTATATCAGTTACTCAAAGCAATAAACAAAAAGATAATTTAAAACTAGAGTCTTTGCATGGAGCTAGTTCAATTTCATTTGGTGATATTGATTCAGATGGAGATTTGGAGTTATTTTTTGGTGATTATTTTTTGAACGGATTGTTAGTTTTTAAAAACATTGGCACTAAATTAAAACCAATTTTCAATACAAATAAACCAGACACAGCATTTGGTGATTATGGTGATAAATTTAGTAGTAGAGGCTTTAACACAACTTTACTCAAAGACTTTGATGGTGATAAAGATATTGATTTGATTGCTTGTTCTTTAAATGCAAATGAAGTGTATAACACTATTTATTTTTTTGAAAATAAAGGTACAATTACATCTCCTAATTTTAGACAAAGAAATGTTCTGTTAAATACTGAACTTGATTTTGGATTTTCTTCTTCTTTGGCATTTATAAATGATAAATATAAGAACGGATTTATAGGATTTGGTAGTACTGATTTTAGATATTTTGCTGAACAAAAAAATCAAACTAATTTATCCTTTTTAGAAGGTGATAGGTTTGGCCCAACTAACCCTCAATACAATTTAATGGCATCTATTGCTGACATAAATAATGATAATGTTTCAGAAATCTTGTGTGGTGATATCTTCGGATTAATGTACCTTTGGGTTTATTCTGAAGGCAGATACAAAAGAGCTGATTCATCTAATTTTGAAAATATTTTTTTGAATGAAAGAGCTTCTCCTTTATTTTTTGATTTAGATAATGATTCTGATTTTGATTTGCTTATTGGTACTGCCAAAGGTGAAATATTATACTATGAGAATGTTGGCAATAATTTGAATATGAAGTTAATTAAATCTAAAACTACAATTAATCTTGATTCAATAAAAGTTGGAACTGATTATTCTTTATCTGTTGGTGATATTAATAATGATGGTTACAAGGATATTTTATTAGGATATAATGTTGTTGATAGCAATACATTTATAAAATATGGGAGTTTGAAATTTTTGATAAATGATGGTCATAATAATTTTTATGAAAATCCAAAATTTACTGAATTAACCAATTTACCTCAAACCCCAACCCCTGCTTTAAAAAGATATGGTAAATATTCTTTATTGCTTATAGGGAATAGTTCTGGTGGTGTATGGGCATTTAAGGATACAACAAAATATTATAATTCTGTTATTGAAAACCTAAACTTAACTGGGCTTAGTTTGTATCCTAATGTTATTAAAAAATGTGAAAATAATTTTTTGTATTTGAAAAATTTTATTTCAAAATATATTGTAAATTTAGATATTAAGATTTATGATTTATCAGGTTGTTTGATTGAAAATATTAATTCAATTGATTGTAATTTATTAAATCAAAATTACTATAAAATAAATATAAACAAATTAAACATAGGTACATATTTCTTAAAAGTAAATAACCAATTATTTAAATTTAATATTTTTTAA
- a CDS encoding sterol desaturase family protein: MESINFFKVLKSAFEQYPAIYLKSTFTLSFSNTALWALIAGITFLITETILPKRFDYDVLKRKGFWLDLFYHLFNHHIVQLLGLFAICYAVDYKFKDFIKWVGFEIKPRLIISEFNFWWQFLILFIIQDFLEYVTHVIMHKIPFMWEIHRIHHAQKEMGFASTHHFHWVEFFFFKIAFYLPFGLLGYSFQDYFVIQYIINIFNSFFTHSNIKCKFGFVNYIINTPETHHWHHAYNIKKKYGVNFASILNCWDYLFGTIYLPIDIEPILGDEKKSKVPATFIGQFFYPFKQIYKIAKRDPKKLFRD, encoded by the coding sequence ATGGAGTCAATAAATTTTTTTAAAGTTCTAAAATCAGCATTCGAACAGTATCCTGCAATTTATCTCAAAAGTACATTTACATTATCATTTTCGAATACAGCATTATGGGCACTTATTGCTGGAATCACTTTTTTAATAACTGAAACAATCTTACCAAAAAGATTTGATTATGATGTACTTAAAAGAAAAGGTTTTTGGTTAGATTTATTTTATCATTTATTCAATCATCATATTGTTCAATTGCTTGGCCTGTTTGCAATTTGCTATGCTGTAGATTATAAATTTAAAGACTTTATCAAATGGGTGGGCTTTGAAATCAAACCAAGATTAATAATATCTGAGTTTAATTTTTGGTGGCAATTTTTAATTCTATTTATTATTCAAGATTTTTTAGAATATGTAACTCATGTAATTATGCATAAAATACCATTTATGTGGGAGATTCATAGAATTCATCATGCACAAAAAGAGATGGGATTTGCATCAACTCATCATTTTCATTGGGTTGAATTTTTCTTTTTTAAAATTGCATTTTATCTTCCATTTGGGTTGTTAGGTTATTCATTCCAAGATTATTTTGTAATTCAATATATAATTAACATTTTCAATAGTTTTTTTACACACAGTAATATCAAATGTAAATTTGGTTTTGTAAATTATATTATCAATACTCCTGAAACTCATCATTGGCATCATGCGTATAACATCAAGAAAAAATATGGAGTTAATTTTGCCTCAATATTAAACTGCTGGGATTATTTATTTGGTACAATTTACTTACCAATTGACATTGAACCAATTCTGGGTGATGAGAAAAAAAGCAAAGTACCTGCAACCTTTATAGGTCAATTTTTTTATCCATTCAAACAGATTTATAAAATTGCAAAGAGAGATCCAAAAAAGTTATTTAGAGATTAA